The Methanobacterium sp. BAmetb5 genome includes a region encoding these proteins:
- a CDS encoding Ku protein, translating into MRSIWSGSIKFGTIFIPIRLYAASENLHIGFHLVHKTDCGRVHYKKVCEKDGKELEPHEIAKAIDIAGECIQFTDEEIKNLHPFSTRTMEILGFCEHDEVPQISLSKPYYLGTENPKKGGTGQSFHLLREVMERKEKVAVVKWVQRNNEYIGMLQSYEEGFLLKQLLYFEQVRSPQEVEIIPGEVDPTLLKKASVVVENMIFDFDWTSYTETYTQQLKELIEKKAAGEELIPEIKPPETRSLEKELEKMLAMMEE; encoded by the coding sequence ATGCGATCCATCTGGTCAGGCTCTATAAAATTTGGAACTATTTTTATACCCATCAGACTGTATGCTGCCAGTGAAAACCTCCATATCGGTTTTCACCTGGTCCATAAAACAGATTGTGGTCGAGTTCACTACAAAAAGGTTTGCGAAAAGGATGGTAAAGAATTAGAACCCCATGAAATCGCTAAAGCAATAGACATCGCCGGGGAATGCATCCAGTTCACCGATGAAGAGATAAAAAATCTCCACCCCTTCTCCACCAGAACCATGGAAATACTGGGATTCTGTGAACATGATGAAGTACCCCAGATATCCCTTTCCAAACCCTACTACCTGGGAACTGAAAACCCCAAAAAGGGGGGCACTGGTCAGAGTTTCCACCTGCTCCGGGAAGTTATGGAAAGGAAGGAGAAGGTGGCAGTGGTGAAATGGGTGCAGCGCAACAACGAGTATATTGGAATGCTACAGTCCTATGAGGAAGGATTCCTCCTGAAACAGTTACTGTATTTTGAACAGGTACGATCACCACAGGAGGTGGAAATCATTCCCGGAGAGGTTGACCCAACTCTCCTTAAAAAGGCTTCTGTGGTGGTGGAGAACATGATCTTTGATTTTGACTGGACCAGTTACACCGAAACCTACACCCAACAGTTAAAGGAACTTATTGAGAAAAAAGCTGCTGGTGAAGAATTAATACCTGAAATCAAGCCTCCAGAAACCAGGTCACTGGAAAAAGAACTGGAAAAAATGTTGGCCATGATGGAAGAGTAG
- a CDS encoding YhgE/Pip domain-containing protein, which produces MIKGVREIFKNDMKAIKNTPVVLIVLAAIILIPSLYALLNIQATWDPYATTSNLKVAVANGDSGYTLNGTQYNVGNMLVEELKNNDKFNWQFVDEETAQNGVKNGDYYAALIIPGNFSQAVLSIDTTNPQQATIEYVVNDKINAIAPKMTNTGADTLQTKINSEIVETVDGIIFGKLSNVGELAKENKAQFLKTKYMLNELNGKLGEVDNSLNQGNSLMNTVNQIWPQFSAKLPQIQSQANTLKAKYDTLYSYIQNNPSEALSTVQDMESIDTTIITGLRYIDSLLTALYNATGDEDLIPIINKVEDGITKANTVLTLLQEVEQDIKTSNDPSGKLSQLKSSIDEMDAAINLLANNRDNINRIVSEASSKLSMANTKWPEVKSSVQLATAKVNSIDEADLDRLIAFSETDQNGVKSYFESPVKLEKTHYYPVDNYGSALSPFYIAISLWIGCIIAVAMISMRVKSKKEYSAETVYMGRMGLFLVLGLLQSVVVVVGALLMHVQVSSPLLFALTTIYIGLCAMVVVYSLTSAFGNAGKAMAIVILVLQITATGGVFPPELLPSFFQTINPYLPLTYAVGALREVVAGVLWGNFWRCMGALAIFPAVSFVLTMIIKEKVDKRAQWTEEKLKESGLF; this is translated from the coding sequence ATGATTAAAGGCGTAAGAGAAATCTTTAAAAACGATATGAAAGCTATCAAGAATACTCCCGTAGTTTTAATTGTATTAGCGGCGATTATTCTTATTCCATCACTCTACGCGCTCCTGAACATCCAGGCTACCTGGGATCCCTATGCCACAACTTCCAACCTTAAGGTGGCCGTGGCCAATGGAGATTCTGGTTACACTCTTAACGGGACCCAGTACAACGTTGGCAACATGCTGGTTGAAGAATTGAAAAATAACGATAAATTCAACTGGCAATTTGTTGATGAAGAAACAGCACAAAACGGAGTTAAGAATGGAGACTACTACGCTGCTCTCATAATACCGGGTAACTTTAGCCAGGCTGTACTATCCATTGACACCACCAACCCCCAGCAGGCCACCATAGAATATGTGGTTAATGATAAAATCAATGCCATTGCCCCTAAAATGACCAACACCGGGGCAGATACCCTGCAGACCAAAATCAACAGTGAAATCGTGGAAACTGTGGATGGTATCATATTCGGTAAACTCAGTAATGTGGGAGAACTGGCCAAGGAAAACAAGGCACAGTTTCTTAAAACAAAATACATGTTAAATGAGTTGAACGGGAAGTTGGGAGAGGTAGATAACAGTCTCAACCAGGGTAACTCCCTTATGAATACAGTGAACCAGATCTGGCCCCAGTTCAGTGCTAAGTTACCCCAGATACAGAGTCAAGCTAATACCCTTAAAGCCAAATACGACACACTGTACAGCTACATTCAGAACAACCCCTCCGAGGCTCTTTCCACAGTTCAGGACATGGAATCAATTGACACTACCATCATAACTGGTTTGAGATATATTGACTCTCTTTTAACCGCACTTTACAATGCCACCGGGGATGAGGATCTTATACCCATCATAAACAAGGTTGAAGATGGCATTACCAAAGCAAACACAGTGCTCACCCTCCTGCAAGAAGTGGAGCAGGATATAAAAACCAGCAACGATCCTTCCGGTAAGTTAAGCCAGCTTAAAAGTTCCATTGACGAAATGGATGCTGCTATCAACTTACTGGCCAATAATCGAGACAATATAAACCGGATTGTCAGTGAAGCATCATCTAAACTGAGCATGGCCAATACCAAATGGCCGGAGGTTAAAAGTTCCGTTCAACTGGCAACGGCCAAGGTCAATTCCATTGATGAAGCCGATCTCGACCGGTTAATTGCCTTTTCCGAAACCGATCAAAATGGTGTGAAAAGCTACTTTGAAAGCCCGGTAAAACTGGAAAAAACCCATTACTATCCGGTGGATAACTATGGCTCGGCTCTTTCACCATTCTATATTGCCATATCCCTATGGATTGGCTGTATTATCGCAGTGGCCATGATCTCCATGCGGGTTAAATCCAAAAAAGAATACAGTGCCGAAACAGTGTATATGGGTAGGATGGGCTTATTTTTAGTGTTAGGACTATTACAATCGGTGGTAGTTGTAGTTGGGGCCTTGCTCATGCATGTCCAGGTCTCATCCCCGTTACTGTTTGCCTTAACCACGATTTATATTGGTTTGTGTGCCATGGTGGTGGTTTACTCCCTGACATCGGCCTTTGGAAACGCAGGAAAGGCTATGGCCATTGTAATACTGGTTCTGCAGATAACTGCCACGGGAGGCGTGTTCCCCCCAGAACTTTTACCTTCCTTTTTCCAGACCATAAATCCCTACCTCCCCCTGACCTACGCAGTGGGGGCTCTGAGGGAGGTAGTTGCCGGAGTATTATGGGGCAACTTCTGGAGATGCATGGGAGCACTGGCTATATTCCCGGCAGTGAGCTTTGTTCTAACCATGATTATCAAGGAAAAAGTTGATAAACGGGCACAGTGGACAGAAGAAAAGCTTAAAGAAAGTGGACTATTCTAA
- the nikR gene encoding nickel-responsive transcriptional regulator NikR: MMRISMSLPKKLLTEFDDVLKDRGYNSRSKGIRDALKDYIVRYQWMRDMEGDRVGIVAVIYDHHYTGVMEDLTNIQHQFREYINANMHIHMTENKCLEVIVVKGDAQQIRDLTEKIMRLKGVEHVKLTTTSGGEKL; encoded by the coding sequence ATGATGAGAATAAGCATGTCATTGCCCAAAAAGCTTTTAACTGAATTCGATGATGTCCTAAAGGACCGGGGATACAATTCCCGATCAAAGGGTATCAGAGATGCCTTGAAAGACTACATAGTGCGCTACCAGTGGATGAGGGATATGGAAGGAGATCGGGTGGGAATAGTGGCTGTTATCTACGACCACCATTACACCGGTGTGATGGAAGATCTCACCAATATCCAGCACCAGTTCCGGGAATATATAAACGCCAATATGCATATCCATATGACTGAAAATAAATGCCTGGAAGTTATAGTAGTCAAGGGAGATGCCCAGCAAATCAGGGACCTAACCGAAAAGATCATGAGGCTTAAGGGTGTGGAACACGTCAAATTAACCACCACTTCTGGTGGGGAAAAATTATAA
- a CDS encoding ATP-dependent DNA ligase, translating to MEMMEPMLSKLAEGDVHLEGVWVSEPKLDGERIIAMREGNQIDLWTRRHVEVSYKFPEIISSLKKNIKGDNWILDGELTVPGGFRKLLKRNVEDRFKISLLAKKLPATLNLFDILRFQGEDLTSQALVQRKKILLKAVQEEGHVKIVPFKTVNSKKIKDHFIESIQKGYEGLILKNASSKYESGKRSPHWLKIKRSETIDVNVVGATKSTGSIAFGALILEKDGQYFGKVGTGFSDLDRKEILKFLEKNRGVADIPFPSDLDILLTTRQLPAEIKANEIVKGKPRAPVWVRFRWA from the coding sequence ATGGAAATGATGGAGCCCATGCTCAGTAAACTGGCAGAGGGGGATGTTCACCTGGAGGGTGTCTGGGTAAGCGAGCCTAAACTGGATGGTGAGAGGATCATCGCCATGCGCGAAGGGAACCAGATTGACCTGTGGACCCGCAGACACGTGGAAGTTTCATACAAATTCCCTGAAATCATTTCCAGCCTTAAAAAAAATATAAAGGGGGATAACTGGATTTTGGATGGGGAACTAACTGTTCCCGGGGGGTTCCGGAAACTTTTAAAACGTAATGTTGAAGATAGGTTTAAAATCTCTCTCCTGGCCAAGAAACTCCCGGCAACCCTTAACCTCTTTGATATCCTCCGGTTTCAGGGGGAGGATCTAACCTCCCAAGCACTGGTTCAGCGCAAGAAAATATTATTAAAGGCCGTTCAGGAAGAGGGTCATGTTAAGATAGTCCCCTTTAAAACAGTAAACTCAAAAAAAATTAAAGACCATTTCATTGAATCTATCCAAAAGGGTTATGAAGGATTGATACTTAAAAATGCCAGTTCAAAATACGAATCAGGGAAAAGATCACCCCACTGGTTAAAGATCAAAAGATCAGAGACCATAGATGTTAACGTAGTAGGAGCCACCAAAAGCACGGGAAGCATAGCCTTTGGGGCGTTAATACTGGAGAAAGATGGCCAGTACTTTGGCAAGGTAGGTACTGGATTCAGTGATTTAGATAGAAAGGAGATACTGAAATTTTTAGAAAAAAATAGGGGAGTAGCTGATATTCCATTTCCCTCTGATCTGGATATTCTCCTGACCACCCGACAGTTACCAGCTGAAATAAAGGCCAATGAAATTGTGAAGGGTAAACCCCGGGCCCCGGTATGGGTGCGATTTAGATGGGCTTAA